The [Pantoea] beijingensis genomic sequence GTGGCGATCTGAGTAGCATTTATCAGCACAGGGATGTGCTTTAAATGGAAATAAAGAGGGAGAGATTAATTTTCCTCTTATTTTTCCAGATAAAGCTGACGCGGCATGACTTCGCGTTAATAAGGATCATCTTTTTCTATTGATTAGCAGGGGCATGTTTTTTGAACGTTAAAAATCACCTCTGGCTTGTTGAGCGTTAATCAATGAATCTGATTTTTAGGAAGAATTATGTTTATTTATCGCCATCGCAGAATAGGTACTACCTGCTTTTTTATCGCCGCCACTACGTTTTTTTATAGTTGTGCGGTAACGGCACAATTGCAAAACCAGTCTGATTCTGCCGGAGTGATCAGTACACAGCATATTATTCCGCAACAAGAACTTCCCAGCCTGTCCGGACCAACGCCAGATAATATGCCGGACCGTGCGCCAGATGTACTTGATATTAAAAATGCCGTACAGCGGGCCGTGCAATGGCATCCCGATATTAGTGAGGCAATCGGGGTACTGTTTTCTCAGTCTGAAAAGGTTGATGTTGCCCGTGCTAAATATTACCCGCAAATTAGCGGAGGATTTAATAACGGTATTACGAATACATATCGTGATAATGGTTATAGTCCATCGCTGGTTTTATCGCTTTCTCAGATGCTCTATGACTTTGGTAAAGTCGACAACGCCGTTCGTGAAGCTAACGCGGCGGTTGCTCAGCAGCAGGCTAACGTTTTGGTTAGCATCGATACCATTGCCCATGATGCGGCAGCAGCCTTGGTACAGGTTCAGGGGTATCAGCAGTTAGTCTCCATCGCTCAGGATCAGCTACAGGCACTCAATAGTATTGGTGACCTGGCTCGTCAGCGTAATGATGAAGGCGCCAGCTCGCTCTCTGATGTAGTGCAAACCCGCACGCGTATTGAAGGTGCCCGCGCGACCTTAACGCAATATCAAGCCAGTCTGGATCGTTGGCGCGCAACATTAGCCACCTATATGGGGTGGAAAATGATCAATCGGGTCAACAACGATTTTCCGGGCGAGTTGGCAAACGCCTGCCAGACAACGCAGGTTGACGATCGGCTTGTGCCTTCGGTGTTAGCCGCGTGGGCCAGAGCCAATCAGGCGCAGGCGCAGGTGGCTTCTGCTGATGCTCAGATGTTGCCCACGATTTCACTGGAGCCGGAGGTCACGCACTACCTCAACGATCGTTACGCCAATAGCGCTGCGCTGGATCGTACTCAATACTCTGCCTGGGTGCGGGTACAGATGCCGCTTTACCAGGGCGGCGCGCTTTCCGCCAGTCGTAATGCCGCACAGCACAGTCTGGAGGCGGCTAATGCTGCGGTTCGTACCGCTCAACTCGACGCGCGTCAGCAGTTAAGTGAAGCGCAAAACGAATCTGGAAGCTTACAGCAAACACTGCAGATCCAGGCACGTCAACAGGCGTTGGGCGAAAAGACCCGTTCGCTTTATCAGGATCAGTATTTACAACTGGGTACTCGCCCTCTACTGGACGTACTGAATGCTGAACAGGAGATTTATCAATCTCGTTTCACTGAGCAGCAAACGCAAAGCCAATTAAGGAGCCTTCAACTGGACTGCCTGTACAGCACCGGCAGAATAAGAAGCGTATTTACTCTGGATAGTCAGGCCATCCAGGGTGTGGAGATTAGACCATGAGCCAGTTGGAAAATACATTCAACGACGTTCCTGATAACGGCGATACTAGCGCAGATTTAACCGATTGGGTGACGGCAATTACCTATATTGCCAGTCATTATCGACTTGATTATTCATCAGGTGAGTTACTGGCGATTGCCCGTTGGCAATGGAATAATCCACTGCCTGTTGTGTTAAAAAATCTGGCACGGCAGGCTGGATTATCGGGAAAAATACTGGCTGCTAAAGATCACGATATTTCTGTGTGGCGTCTTCCGCTGGTTATTCAGCTTAAGGACGGTCAGATTGGTATTATTAAAACGTTTGATGGTGTTGATCAAATCGGCGTTAGTTTTATTCACGATGAGGGATTGGTAAACACGCTCTCATTCTCACAATTATTACCAGATATTAGCAGGATCATTGCTTTTCGTCCGGCAGCGGCGGCAAAAGATATTCGGGCTGACAGTTATCTGGAAAAGTATAAGCCTGACTGGTTACGTAAACTGGTTATTCGGGATTTAAAACCATACTGGCATGTCATGTTGGCCTCGCTGCTAATTAATGTACTGGCGCTTGCGGGTATTCTTTTTTCTATGCAGGTTTATGATCGGGTCATCCCCGCGCAGTCTTTTCCAACGCTTTACGTATTATTTATTGGCGTACTTATTGCCGTTATATTCTCATTTATTTTACGTGTGGGACGGGGGCATGTTACCGATATTTTAGGTAAACAGGCTGATATGCGTGTCTCCGATCGCGTGTTTGGCCACGCATTGCGATTACGAAATAGTGCCATACCACGCTCTACCGGGAGCTTTATTTCACAAGTGCGTGAATTAGAGCAAATACGCGAGATGGTAACGTCAACGACCGTATCAGCCATCGTTGATATGCCTTTCTTTTTACTTTTCTTACTGATGTTGATGATTATCTCTCCTCAGCTGGCATGGATAGCGCCGGCGGCGGCGTTATTGATGATCGCCCCGGGTCTGCTGTTACAGAAAAAATTATCCCACCTGGCACGTCAGTCGGTACATGAGTCAACGTTACGTAACGCGGTATTAGTTGAGAGCCTACAGGGGCTTGAAGATATCAAATTGATGCAGGCGGAAGACCGCTTTCAGCAGCAATGGAACAGTTATATTGCGGTAACGGCGCAGTCGGGCGTACGTACGCGACGGATCACTCAGGGGCTGATTAGCTGGGGTATGACTATCCAGAATCTGGTATATGCCTCGGTGGTTTTAGTGGGGGCGCCGTTGGTCATTAACGGTGATATGACGACCGGCGCGATCGTTGCAGCATCGTTACTGTCGTCACGGATGATTGCTCCGATGTCTACGCTTTGTGGTGTGCTGGCGCGTTGGCAGCAAGTTAAGGCAGCAAAGTCCGGTTTGGACAGCATTATGAAACTACCGGTTGAGAATAGCCGGGAAGAGACAAAGGTTCATTGCGCAGCATTGTATGGACATTATCGGCTAACTGCTGCTGCCTTCAGTTATCACACCGAATCATCTCGCGTACCGTTAAGAGTCGGCAAACTGGAAATTAAGCCCGGAGAAAGGGTTGCGGTGTTGGGGCGCAATGGTGCAGGCAAATCGACCTTTTTGCAGGCGCTGGCGGGGGGGATGGAGCTTACCGAAGGTGAGCTGCTACTGGACGATCTGAGTTTGCCGCATATTGATGTCGCCGATCTGCGACGGAATATCGGTTTACTGACGCAAAATGCCAGGTTATTCCACGGTACGTTGCGGGATAACCTGACGCTGGGCGCGCCACAGGCCAGTGACGACGATATTTTCAGCGTGCTGGAGGTATGCGCTGCGGCTGATTTCGTCAGGCGGCTACCGCTGGGGCTTGACCATCCTATTATGGAGGGAGGGCTAGGCCTGTCGGGCGGGCAGCGTCAATCGATTCTGCTGGCCAGGATGTTATTACGCGATCCGAATATTGTACTACTGGATGAGCCGACCGCTTCACTGGATGAACATACCGAGCAGGATTTCCTGCAACGCCTTTCTTTATGGCTGGCAGGCCGAACGCTCATCGTCGCTACCCATCGGGCTGCAGTACTGGAATTAGTCGACCGGGTCTTAGTTTTCAAAGAGGGTAACCTGGTGATGGATACACCAAAAGAGAAAGCGTTTAACCATGCGGAAAAGCGGGCCCGTCGTCAGGAGTTCAGCAATGAAAATCAATCAGCCTGATCCATTGGCGGATACCGCCGGAACCCGATTACTACTGGATGATAGCGAAGGGCAGGTCAATGACGATAGCGCACTGTCTGGATCCTCGCGGGTTATCGTTATTATTAGCCTGTTACTGGCCGTGGCGGCGGTCTGGGCATGGTTTGGTGTTTTAGATGAAGTCTCGACCGGAACGGGGAAAGTGATCCCGAGTTCCAGAGAGCAAGTATTACAGTCGCTGGATGGTGGGATTTTAGTCGAGCTGAATGTTAAAGAGGGCGATATGGTGCAGGCCGGGCAGGTGGTTGCCCGGATGGACCCAACGCGTTCTGAATCTAATGTTGGTGAAAGTGCTGCGCGCTATCGAGCCTCACTGGCAGCCGGTGCTCGTTTACATGCAGAGGTCAATGATTCGCCCTTAACTTTTCCGGATGAGCTGAAGGGGTGGCCTAATCTGACGGCAACAGAAACCAGGTTGTATAACACGCGTCGTGCTCAGCTTACGGAATCTGAGTCGCGAATTAGAGAGTCGCTGGATTTGGTCGTCCGGGAACTGCAAATCACCGAAAAACTCGCGAAAAGCGGTGCTGCCAGTAACGTAGAAGTCTTGCGCTTACGGCGCCAGAAATCAGATCTGGATCTGAAGCTCACTGATTTACGTTCACAGTATTATGTGCAGGCCCGGGAGGAGTTGGCGAAGGCGAATGCTGAGGTTGATACACTTTCGGAGGTGATTAAGGGCCGCTCGGATTCTGTGACGCGCCTGACGGCTCGCTCACCCGTACGCGGTATCGTTAAAAATATTAAGGTCACCACCCTCGGCGGCGTTATTACGCCGAATGGTGAATTGATGGAAATTGTCCCTCTTGATGATCGGTTGCTGATTGAAGCCAGGCTTTCACCGCGTGATATTGCCTTCATTCGTCCGGGACAGCAGGCTCTGGTGAAGATCACCGCCTATGACTACGCTATTTATGGCGGTTTAGATGGTGTGGTCGAAACCATTTCGCCCGATACCATTCAGGACGAAGTGAAACCCGAGAATTATTACTATCGGGTATTCATTCGTACCGATCTTGATTATTTACAAAATAAAACCGGCAAGCATTTTTCTATTGTGCCGGGGATGATTTCGACGGTGGATATTAAGACCGGCGAGAAAACAATAATGGACTATTTAATTAAACCGTTTAACCGGGCTAAAGAAGCGCTCAGAGAGCGTTAATATTTCGACTGGAGGAAAGAGGATGTCGCTAAGTGAATTATTACAGCTCGCCCGTGGCCAGGCTGAAAAACTAAAGGATACGGCCTTACCATCGGAATACCCGGCCTGGGTGCTTTTTTTCAGTATCGCGAATGGTTCTGAACGGGCCAGTGTGCACATTGCTACTGGTTCGAGTTTTGAAAAAGCCTGGCTGAGCGGTGCTCAAACATTACAGCAATGGAAAAAGAAGCAGAAAAAGCAGCCTGAGTGGCTGCGTGTGGATATTGTTGATCGGGTCGAAGCACTCAGTTGGCAGGTATTACAGGATAAATTACAGCAAACTAAACGTAACTATTTTCGCTTTGGACTGGCGTTTGATCCACAATTTTCCCACGCGATCCTTGAGCAGGAGATCGGTGCCGGAGCGCTTCTTTATGATGGCAAGATTGGTGTTGCGACGCCCAATGCTATAAACCTGAATAACTATGCTAAACGTCGGTTTGGCGAGCCACTTGACTGGCCTGAAAGGGCAGAGCAATCGATATGGCGTTTTACCACCCGGGCTGTTTTTACTGACGGTTCCCGGGCCTGGCGAATTGAACACCAGGGGCGAAATGCTGGTTATCGGCAGATTACCCACTGGCCTGCAGAACATGTTGCGACAGTCATTGATAGCGCTACTGACTATTTATCGCGTCAGATAAAGCTATCCGGTGAATATTATTATGGCTGGTTTCCCTGTTTTGATCGTCCTATCCCCTCTTATAATGCTTTGCGCCATGCCAGCTCAACCTATGCATTACTTGAAGGTTGGGAACTGACCCAGGATAACAGCCATAAAGCGGCGATCGATCGTACGCTACGCTATTTAACGCAGCAGTTAATACACAGTCAGCAGTTGGCTGATGGTACTGAAGCCGATTTTTTAGTAGATGTTGGCGATGAAATAAAGCTGGGGGGGAATGCGGTCAGCATTCTGGCGCTGGCGAAATATACAGAACTCACCGGTGATCAGCAGTATGTTGCCCAGATGGAGCGGCTGGCAAACGGCATTGCGTATATGCAGGACCGCCTCAGCGGTGCATTTGTACATGTACTGAATTATCCTGATCTGTCGGTCAAAGAAGCTCAGCGCATTATTTATTATGATGGTGAAGCGGCTTTTGCCTTGATTCGCCTTTATGCCATCACCAAAAATGAACGCTGGTTACAGATTGTCGAAAGAGCGTTTGATTATTTTATTGCACAGAAACACTGGCGTGCACACGACCATTGGCTGAGTTATTGCGTTAATGAATTAACGATGTACCGGCCGGAGGCGCGTTATTATCAGTTTGGTCTGGATAATGTGCGAGAACATCTTGATTTCGTACTCGAGAGGATAACGACTTATCCGACGCTACTGGAATTAATGATGGCGGCACAGCGGATGATCGCCAGGTTGCTCGTCGATCCTCAGCATCGCTATCTACTGGACGATTTTGATCTTAATAAATTTGGACGTGCGCTGGAATATCGAGCGCGCTATCTGCTCAACGGCTTTTTCTGGCCGGAACTGGCGATGTTTTTTAAAAACCCACAGCGTATTGTTGGAAGCTTCTTTATTCGTCATCACAGTTATCGCGTCAGGATTGATGACGTTGAGCACTATTTATCTGGTTATGTGGCCTATCTTAAATATCTTAATAACCAGCAGATAATGAAATTATCATCTCCGGTACGGGAGGAGTCTCGACAGCAGGTTGTCTTTCTGTGCGCAGATATACGTAATGTGGGAAACGGTATCGAAGCGGCAACGCTGAGCCGAGCCAGATTGTTCGCCAGGCAGATGGATATAGCGCCATGGATTGTTACATCCGAGTGGAATCCGGCGCTTGCTGATAACGTCGAGATGCTAAAAAAAGCGGGAAAATTACCGTCCCGGGTGCAGGTGTTTAATATATATCACTGGCTGATTTCTATGCGCGATCGGGGGGAGATTGGTTTTTTACCGGATAACCCGCAGCGCGTCATTAGCGGCATGCCTCAGTCCGGATTGGGCGGCATAAAAATGATAACGTACACGTTACAGGATCCGGATGGCGAACAACGTTGCCATGAATTTCTTGATGATCAGCACCGGGTATTGTTGCGTAAGTGTTACCGGGAGTACCCGGGGAAAAGCACGCTAATTGGCATTGAAATTAATGATCATCGATATGGAATCATGACGTTTAGCCATCAGGCAGGTTTTAACGCCGCAATGCTGGAGGCGAATCTGGACTGCGCCACCGAATGGCACTTCATTGTTGATAAAAATCAACCCTGGAGCGAGTTTGTGAATTCCAGGCCGCAACAGCGGTTTCATGCAACCGTGACTGCGCTGATTCATTCCTCGCATCGTTTACCGAATGGTGAACGTAAAGGTACCTACAGGCATATCCTCGAACAGCATCAGCGGGTTGATCAATTGGTGGTACTCACGGAGGAACAGCGTCAAGACTTAATTGGTGAGGGATTTCCTGAGCACAAACTACGCGTTATCCCCCATCCTGCAGAGGCACGATATTCAACTGATACGCTGGACAAGATCCCCTCAAAGCAGGTGCTCTATATGGCGCGCTACTCGCCGGAAAAGCAGCATGGTTTATTGATTCGGGCATTTGAGCGGGTAGTAGACGCGATACCGGATGCACAGCTGCAGACCTATGGTACCGGCCCGTTACGCGCAGCATTACGCAAGCAGGTAATGCAAAAAGGGCTGGATTCTCATATTCATATTAATGGTTTTTCCGATGATATCGCCGAAATTCAGCGTCGTTCCTGCTGTGCGGTGCTGTGTTCTAACCAGGAGGGGTTTTCCCTGTTTGGTTTGGAATCACTGGCCCACGGGACGCCGTTGGTGAGTTTTGCGATTAAATACGGACCTCGCGATCTGCTGCACGAATATGACGCGGGTGTGCTGGTCACTGAAGGGGATGAGCGAGCGCTTGCTGATGCGCTGATCGCGATAATCAATGACCCAGGTAAACAGAAGCATATGCAGCAGCAGGCTTTATGCAGCGCCGGACGCTTTTATAGCGAACTCATCGCGGAGAAGTGGCAGCGATGGTGGCTGGATATGCGTCAGTTTGATCATGTTAACCGGCAGTATGACGAGCCCGTTATCGCCGTGTCCGGAATAACCTATCGACAGGAGTAGCCATGATCATGTAGCGGCTCGGGGAAGCGGGCCGCTACAAATATATGGCGATCGCTCTGCGCTAAATAGTGGTCGTGCTTTTCTACACTCGCTATGTTCCCATAGTGAACAACGCCTGCAATTCTCAAAATTTAACAACAGGAAATTTGCGGCTACCACTCCCCACCCCTACGCGATAGAATGCGTCATTTACTGCGGTAAGCGCGGTATCAACCAGGTTTGTGACAAGTTGCCCATTATATTTGGTGTTGCACTTACGTTAGCTGTTGTTATTGAGGGCAGCCAAACTTACCAGAACGTGAGCGTTCTCTGGCCGCTTATCGCTGTCAGTTCCATGGGCGTTCTCGTGCTTCCGGAATGGTTTAGGGCACAGGTATGATTCATTTAAATTATAAGGTTACGCTGTAATGCGGATATTGCTGAGTAATGACGATGGCATCCACGCCCCGGGAATTCAAACGCTGGCTAAAGCTTTGCGTGAATTTGCTGAGGTACAGATTGTGGCGCCCGATCGTAATCGTAGTGGGGCATCGAACTCTCTGACGCTGGAAACACCGTTACGTACTTTTCCTTATCCCAACGGTGATATCGCCGTACAGATGGGGACGCCAACGGATTGCGTTTATCTTGGGGTCAATGCACTGATGCATCCAAAGCCCGATATCGTGGTTTCCGGTATTAATGCCGGCCCCAATCTCGGCGATGATGTTATCTACTCTGGCACCGTGGCAGCTGCAATGGAAGGACGCCATCTCGGCTTGCCGGCGCTGGCGGTGTCACTGGACGGCCATCAGCATTATGATACGGCGGCGGCGGTAACCTGTTCTATTTTACGAGCATTGCAGCGTGAACCGTTGCGTACCGGGCGAATTCTGAATATTAACGTACCGGACCTGCCGCTCGATCAGATTAAAGGTATCCGTGTGACGCGATGTGGCAGCCGCCATCCTTCGGATCAGGTTATTCCCCAGCAGGATCCACGTGGTACTACGCTGTACTGGATCGGGCCACCGGGCGACAAGTTTGATGCGGGACCAGATACTGATTTTGCCGCTATTGATGAAGGCTATGTCTCCGTGACGGCATTGCATGTCGATTTAACGGCCCATGCTGCGCAGGATGTCGTTTCAGGGTGGCTAATCAAAGCCGAGGTTAATAAGGAATGGTAAACAAGCGTATAGATACGCTGTTGGCGCAACTGCGTCTGCAGGGCATTGACGACGAGCGTTTGCTAAAGGCCATTGAAGATGTGCCGCGTGAGCGCTTTGTTGACGAGGCTTTTGAACATAAAGCCTGGGAAAACGTGGCGTTGCCGATAGGTTCAGGCCAGACCATATCTCAGCCCTATATGGTGGCGAGAATGACTGCGTTACTGGAATTAACGCCAACGTCACGCGTGTTGGAAATTGGTACGGGATCGGGTTATCAGACCGCAATTTTGGCGCATCTGGTGGAACATGTTTGTTCTGTTGAGCGCATTAAAGGGCTGCAGTGGCAGGCTAAACGCCGGCTTAAACAGCTCGACCTGCATAATATTTCAACGCGACACGGCGATGGCTGGCAGGGTTGGCCATCACGTGGGCCGTTTGATGCCATCATTGTGACCGCGGCCCCGCCGGAAATTCCTGTTGAATTGATGTCACAACTGGATGAAGGCGGGATTATGGTGCTGCCGGTGGGAGAAGAGCAACAGATGCTGAAACGTATTCGCCGGCAGAGCGGCGAATTTGTGGTGGATACCGTTGAGGCGGTGCGCTTTGTCCCGCTGGTGAAAGGGGATTTGGCCTGACCCAGCATTTCTATACAACTGATTAATGGCACGGTTGTTTCTATATTGTTAGTATCAGCGATTCTCATCGATCAGCGTGAGATACCGTGCGCTTAAAGCGTTTACGGTGGCTACGTCAGGATGTAAACCAATAGTTATTTTTAGTTTTTGCCGTCACGGGGGATAAATGAGCACGGGAAGCCCAGTATTTAAATTAAGCCGTATTGCGGCCGTTTCGCTTGTTGGTTTTTGGTTAGCGGGTTGTTCTAACGATTCAACGCAGGCTCCGATCAGTTCCGTCGGTGGAAACTCCGGTATGAGTAGTAGCCAGAACAGCGCTGGCGCTGCTTCGGGTGGTGGCATGATCGGTGGTGCGGTTCCGGCGATGCCGAGATCTGCTTCCGGTGCAAATTCAAACGTTGTGACCGAAAACGGGCACATTGTTTACAATCGAAGTTATGGGAATATTCCTAAAGGTAGTTACAGCGGTGATACTTATACCGTGAAACGCGGTGATACGCTGTTCTATATTGCCTGGATTACCGGAAACGACTTCCGTGACCTGGCACAGCGCAATAATATCCCGGCTCCCTACGGTCTGAATGTCGGTCAGTCGTTGCAGGTGGCGAATGGCGCAGGAACTCCGATTACCGGTGGTAATGCGATTACCGTCGCGGATGCCACCCAAGGTGGCGTACCGACGCCACCAAACTCTTCCCAAATAAAACCGGGAACGGTTGCACAGCAACCTGTTATTACGTATTCTGAAGATTCTGGAAAATCAAGTGGGGGCAAAATGCTGCCTTCATCGGGAACAACTGTTGCAACGACAACAGCCCCGGTTACTACCCCGACAGTCAGTAGTACAACGAACAGCACCACTCCGGTGGGAACCTGGCGCTGGCCTACTGAAGGTAAGATTATTGATAACTTCTCGGCTTCCGAAGGGGGCAATAAAGGAATCGATATCTCCGGGTCGCGTGGACAACCTGTAGTATCTACCGCCTCTGGGCGCGTTGTATATGCAGGGAATGCTCTTCGCGGTTATGGTAATTTGATAATCATCAAACATAATGATGACTACCTGAGCGCATATGCGCACAACGACACGATGCTGGTCCGTGAACAACAAGAAGTGAAAGCGGGTCAGAAGATCGCGACGATGGGCAGTACAGGTACCAGTTCAGTTAGATTGCATTTTGAAATTCGTTACAAGGGGAAATCCGTAAACCCGTTGCGTTATTTACCGCAGCGATAAACCGGCAGAACCCTGGTGTTCTGCCTTAGGGATCACGGGTAGGAGCCGCTTATGAGCCAGAATACGCTGAAAGTAAACGAGTTACACGAAGACGCGGAATTCGACGAGAACGGAGCTGAGATTTTTGATGAGAAGGCTCTTGTCGGAAATGATCCTGGTGATAACGATCTAGCAGAAGAAGAGTTGTTGTCACAAGGTGCGACGCAACGCGTTTTGGATGCGACGCAGCTCTACCTTGGAGAGATCGGTTATTCTCCATTGTTAACGGCAGAGGAAGAAGTGTTTTTTGCTCGCCGTGCATTACGAGGTGACGTGCCTTCTCGTCGCCGCATGATCGAAAGTAACTTACGTCTGGTGGTAAAGATTGCCCGCCGTTACAGCAATCGTGGTCTGGCACTACTTGACCTGATTGAAGAGGGAAATCTTGGCTTGATCAGAGCCGTTGAGAAGTTTGACCCGGAAAGAGGGTTCCGTTTTTCAACGTATGCCACCTGGTGGATTCGTCAGACAATCGAACGGGCGATAATGAACCAAACCCGTACTATTCGTCTGCCAATTCACATTGTTAAAGAGCTTAATGTTTATCTGCGTACGGCGCGTGAACTCTCTCACAAGCTCGATCATGAGCCTAGTGCGGAAGAGATTGCCGAACAGCTTGATAAACCTGTTGATGATGTTAGTCGCATGCTACGTCTCAACGAACGCATTACTTCAGTCGACACTCCATTAGGTGGAGATTCTGAAAAAGCGCTGCTGGATATTCTGGCCGATGAAAAAGACAACGGACCAGAAGATACCACGCAAGACGATGATATGAAGCAGAGCATCGTCAAATGGTTGTTCGAATTGAATGCCAAGCAGCGTGAAGTGCTGGCACGTCGTTTCGGCCTGTTAGGCTATGAAGCGGCAACGCTTGAAGATGTTGGACGTGAAATAGGTTTGACTCGCGAGCGTGTTCGTCAGATTCAGGTTGAAGGCTTGCGACGTCTGCGTGAAATTT encodes the following:
- a CDS encoding TolC family outer membrane protein, whose amino-acid sequence is MFIYRHRRIGTTCFFIAATTFFYSCAVTAQLQNQSDSAGVISTQHIIPQQELPSLSGPTPDNMPDRAPDVLDIKNAVQRAVQWHPDISEAIGVLFSQSEKVDVARAKYYPQISGGFNNGITNTYRDNGYSPSLVLSLSQMLYDFGKVDNAVREANAAVAQQQANVLVSIDTIAHDAAAALVQVQGYQQLVSIAQDQLQALNSIGDLARQRNDEGASSLSDVVQTRTRIEGARATLTQYQASLDRWRATLATYMGWKMINRVNNDFPGELANACQTTQVDDRLVPSVLAAWARANQAQAQVASADAQMLPTISLEPEVTHYLNDRYANSAALDRTQYSAWVRVQMPLYQGGALSASRNAAQHSLEAANAAVRTAQLDARQQLSEAQNESGSLQQTLQIQARQQALGEKTRSLYQDQYLQLGTRPLLDVLNAEQEIYQSRFTEQQTQSQLRSLQLDCLYSTGRIRSVFTLDSQAIQGVEIRP
- a CDS encoding type I secretion system permease/ATPase; translated protein: MSQLENTFNDVPDNGDTSADLTDWVTAITYIASHYRLDYSSGELLAIARWQWNNPLPVVLKNLARQAGLSGKILAAKDHDISVWRLPLVIQLKDGQIGIIKTFDGVDQIGVSFIHDEGLVNTLSFSQLLPDISRIIAFRPAAAAKDIRADSYLEKYKPDWLRKLVIRDLKPYWHVMLASLLINVLALAGILFSMQVYDRVIPAQSFPTLYVLFIGVLIAVIFSFILRVGRGHVTDILGKQADMRVSDRVFGHALRLRNSAIPRSTGSFISQVRELEQIREMVTSTTVSAIVDMPFFLLFLLMLMIISPQLAWIAPAAALLMIAPGLLLQKKLSHLARQSVHESTLRNAVLVESLQGLEDIKLMQAEDRFQQQWNSYIAVTAQSGVRTRRITQGLISWGMTIQNLVYASVVLVGAPLVINGDMTTGAIVAASLLSSRMIAPMSTLCGVLARWQQVKAAKSGLDSIMKLPVENSREETKVHCAALYGHYRLTAAAFSYHTESSRVPLRVGKLEIKPGERVAVLGRNGAGKSTFLQALAGGMELTEGELLLDDLSLPHIDVADLRRNIGLLTQNARLFHGTLRDNLTLGAPQASDDDIFSVLEVCAAADFVRRLPLGLDHPIMEGGLGLSGGQRQSILLARMLLRDPNIVLLDEPTASLDEHTEQDFLQRLSLWLAGRTLIVATHRAAVLELVDRVLVFKEGNLVMDTPKEKAFNHAEKRARRQEFSNENQSA
- a CDS encoding HlyD family type I secretion periplasmic adaptor subunit, encoding MKINQPDPLADTAGTRLLLDDSEGQVNDDSALSGSSRVIVIISLLLAVAAVWAWFGVLDEVSTGTGKVIPSSREQVLQSLDGGILVELNVKEGDMVQAGQVVARMDPTRSESNVGESAARYRASLAAGARLHAEVNDSPLTFPDELKGWPNLTATETRLYNTRRAQLTESESRIRESLDLVVRELQITEKLAKSGAASNVEVLRLRRQKSDLDLKLTDLRSQYYVQAREELAKANAEVDTLSEVIKGRSDSVTRLTARSPVRGIVKNIKVTTLGGVITPNGELMEIVPLDDRLLIEARLSPRDIAFIRPGQQALVKITAYDYAIYGGLDGVVETISPDTIQDEVKPENYYYRVFIRTDLDYLQNKTGKHFSIVPGMISTVDIKTGEKTIMDYLIKPFNRAKEALRER
- a CDS encoding glycosyltransferase; its protein translation is MSLSELLQLARGQAEKLKDTALPSEYPAWVLFFSIANGSERASVHIATGSSFEKAWLSGAQTLQQWKKKQKKQPEWLRVDIVDRVEALSWQVLQDKLQQTKRNYFRFGLAFDPQFSHAILEQEIGAGALLYDGKIGVATPNAINLNNYAKRRFGEPLDWPERAEQSIWRFTTRAVFTDGSRAWRIEHQGRNAGYRQITHWPAEHVATVIDSATDYLSRQIKLSGEYYYGWFPCFDRPIPSYNALRHASSTYALLEGWELTQDNSHKAAIDRTLRYLTQQLIHSQQLADGTEADFLVDVGDEIKLGGNAVSILALAKYTELTGDQQYVAQMERLANGIAYMQDRLSGAFVHVLNYPDLSVKEAQRIIYYDGEAAFALIRLYAITKNERWLQIVERAFDYFIAQKHWRAHDHWLSYCVNELTMYRPEARYYQFGLDNVREHLDFVLERITTYPTLLELMMAAQRMIARLLVDPQHRYLLDDFDLNKFGRALEYRARYLLNGFFWPELAMFFKNPQRIVGSFFIRHHSYRVRIDDVEHYLSGYVAYLKYLNNQQIMKLSSPVREESRQQVVFLCADIRNVGNGIEAATLSRARLFARQMDIAPWIVTSEWNPALADNVEMLKKAGKLPSRVQVFNIYHWLISMRDRGEIGFLPDNPQRVISGMPQSGLGGIKMITYTLQDPDGEQRCHEFLDDQHRVLLRKCYREYPGKSTLIGIEINDHRYGIMTFSHQAGFNAAMLEANLDCATEWHFIVDKNQPWSEFVNSRPQQRFHATVTALIHSSHRLPNGERKGTYRHILEQHQRVDQLVVLTEEQRQDLIGEGFPEHKLRVIPHPAEARYSTDTLDKIPSKQVLYMARYSPEKQHGLLIRAFERVVDAIPDAQLQTYGTGPLRAALRKQVMQKGLDSHIHINGFSDDIAEIQRRSCCAVLCSNQEGFSLFGLESLAHGTPLVSFAIKYGPRDLLHEYDAGVLVTEGDERALADALIAIINDPGKQKHMQQQALCSAGRFYSELIAEKWQRWWLDMRQFDHVNRQYDEPVIAVSGITYRQE
- the surE gene encoding 5'/3'-nucleotidase SurE, translated to MRILLSNDDGIHAPGIQTLAKALREFAEVQIVAPDRNRSGASNSLTLETPLRTFPYPNGDIAVQMGTPTDCVYLGVNALMHPKPDIVVSGINAGPNLGDDVIYSGTVAAAMEGRHLGLPALAVSLDGHQHYDTAAAVTCSILRALQREPLRTGRILNINVPDLPLDQIKGIRVTRCGSRHPSDQVIPQQDPRGTTLYWIGPPGDKFDAGPDTDFAAIDEGYVSVTALHVDLTAHAAQDVVSGWLIKAEVNKEW
- a CDS encoding protein-L-isoaspartate(D-aspartate) O-methyltransferase, with the protein product MVNKRIDTLLAQLRLQGIDDERLLKAIEDVPRERFVDEAFEHKAWENVALPIGSGQTISQPYMVARMTALLELTPTSRVLEIGTGSGYQTAILAHLVEHVCSVERIKGLQWQAKRRLKQLDLHNISTRHGDGWQGWPSRGPFDAIIVTAAPPEIPVELMSQLDEGGIMVLPVGEEQQMLKRIRRQSGEFVVDTVEAVRFVPLVKGDLA